In Capsicum annuum cultivar UCD-10X-F1 chromosome 7, UCD10Xv1.1, whole genome shotgun sequence, one genomic interval encodes:
- the LOC107877893 gene encoding sucrose synthase — translation MAVSGLSIKERLEEAILAHPDEISALKSRIESEGKGVMKPLDLLNHLMSVNGKKNGVNVASSALVEVLSCSQEAVIVPPRLALAVRPRPGVWEYLSLNLKTRKVAELTVPEYLQLKENVVDESGNILEMDFEPFTTVTPPKTLSDSIGNGLEFLNRHIASTMFHDKEIAKCLLDFLRHHNYKGKSLMVKETIQSLESFQIVLKKAEDYLHTLNPETPYSNFESKFEEIGLERGWGNTAAYVQKTISHLLHLLEAPNASSLENFLGRIPFIFNVVILTPHGYFAQENVLGYPDTGGQVVYILDQVPAMESEIRLRLKLQGLDEIIPRILVVTRLLPDAVGTTCGQRMEKVYGAEHSHIIRVPFRTEKGMLRKWISRFEVWPYMETFTEDVAEELVKELEAKPDLIIGNYSEGNLAASLLAKKFGATQCTIAHALEKTKYPNSDLYWKKFDDKYHFSSQFTADLFAMNHADFIITSTFQEIAGSKNTVGQYESHTAFTMPGLYRVVHGIDSFDPKFNIVSPGADMSIYFPYTEKEKRLTNFHPEIEELLYSPVENTEHLCVLKDQNKPILFTMARLDRVKNLTGLVEWYAKNARLRELVNLVVVGGDRRKESKDLEEQAEMKKMYDLIETYNLNGQFRWISSQMNRLRNGELYRYIADTRGAFVQPAFYEAFGLTVVESMTCGLPTFATCNGGPFEIIVHGKSGFHIDPNQGDKNADLLVNFFEKSKEDPSYWENISKGGLQRIIEKYTWQIYSQKVLTLSGIYGFWKYATKNDKVASAKKRYLEMLYELMLKKCAEKVPLAIDE, via the exons ATGGCAGTCAGTGGTCTTAGCATTAAGGAACGTTTGGAGGAAGCCATTTTGGCTCATCCAGATGAAATTTCAGCACTCAAATCAAG GATTGAAAGTGAAGGGAAAGGGGTCATGAAACCACTTGATCTCTTGAACCATTTGATGTCTGTGAATGGCAAGAAGAATGGAGTAAATGTTGCTTCCAGTGCACTTGTAGAAGTTCTCAGTTGCAGCCAGGAAGCTGTGATTGTACCGCCACGACTTGCACTAGCTGTACGTCCAAGGCCCGGTGTGTGGGAGTATTTGTCACTGAATCTTAAGACAAGGAAAGTGGCTGAATTGACCGTCCCTGAATACCTTCAACTAAAAGAGAATGTAGTTGATGAAAG TGGAAACATCTTGGAAATGGATTTTGAACCATTTACTACTGTAACTCCTCCAAAGACACTTTCGGATTCCATTGGTAATGGTTTGGAGTTTCTTAATCGCCACATTGCTTCGACAATGTTCCATGACAAGGAGATTGCCAAGTGCCTTCTTGACTTTCTCAGACACCATAACTACAAAGGGAAG TCATTGATGGTGAAAGAAACCATCCAAAGCCTGGAAAGTTTCCAAATTGTCCTGAAAAAAGCAGAGGATTATCTGCACACCCTGAATCCAGAAACTCCATACTCCAACTTTGAATCCAAGTTTGAAGAGATTGGCTTGGAAAGAGGTTGGGGAAACACTGCTGCATACGTGCAAAAAACCATCAGTCATCTGTTGCACCTCCTTGAGGCTCCTAATGCATCTTCCTTGGAAAATTTCCTCGGTAGAATCCCTTTTATATTCAACGTTGTCATTCTCACCCCACATGGTTATTTCGCTCAGGAAAACGTACTCGGTTATCCTGACACTGGTGGCCAG GTTGTTTACATTCTTGATCAAGTTCCAGCAATGGAGAGTGAGATTCGTCTCCGTTTGAAGCTTCAAGGACTTGATGAGATCATCCCTCGCATCCTTGTT GTAACCAGGCTGCTGCCTGATGCAGTAGGTACCACTTGCGGTCAGCGCATGGAGAAAGTATATGGGGCAGAACATTCTCACATAATTCGTGTTCCATTCAGAACTGAGAAGGGAATGTTGCGCAAATGGATCTCAAGATTCGAAGTCTGGCCATACATGGAAACTTTCACTGAG GATGTTGCAGAAGAACTTGTCAAAGAATTGGAAGCTAAACCAGACTTGATCATTGGAAACTACAGTGAGGGAAACCTTGCTGCCTCCTTGTTGGCTAAGAAATTTGGGGCTACACAATGTACTATTGCTCATGCTTTGGAGAAAACCAAGTATCCAAACTCTGACCTCTATTGGAAGAAATTTGATGACAAGTATCATTTCTCAAGTCAGTTCACTGCTGATCTTTTTGCCATGAATCACGCTGATTTCATCATCACCAGCACTTTCCAGGAAATTGCTggaag CAAGAACACTGTAGGGCAATATGAGAGTCACACTGCTTTTACCATGCCTGGATTGTACCGAGTAGTCCATGGAATCGATTCATTTGATCCAAAGTTCAACATCGTCTCCCCTGGTGCTGATATGTCAATCTACTTCCCTTACACTGAGAAGGAGAAAAGGCTAACCAACTTCCACCCGGAAATTGAAGAACTTCTCTACAGTCCTGTTGAGAATACGGAACACCT ATGTGTGTTGAAGGACCAGAACAAGCCAATTCTCTTCACCATGGCAAGGCTAGATCGCGTGAAGAATCTAACAGGGCTCGTGGAATGGTATGCAAAGAATGCTAGGCTGAGGGAGCTTGTTAACCTTGTGGTTGTTGGTGGAGACAGAAGGAAAGAATCCAAGGATTTGGAAGAGCAAGCAGAGATGAAGAAGATGTATGACCTTATTGAGACCTACAATCTGAATGGACAATTCAGATGGATTTCTTCCCAAATGAATCGTCTGAGGAATGGAGAGCTTTACCGATACATTGCAGACACGAGGGGTGCTTTTGTTCAGCCAGCCTTCTATGAGGCTTTTGGTTTGACAGTTGTTGAGTCCATGACTTGTGGATTGCCAACTTTTGCTACTTGCAATGGTGGACCATTTGAGATTATAGTGCATGGAAAATCTGGATTCCACATTGATCCTAATCAAGGTGACAAGAATGCTGATCTTTTAGTGAATTTCTTCGAGAAATCCAAAGAAGATCCAAGTTATTGGGAAAACATTTCCAAGGGAGGCCTACAACGTATCATTGAGAA GTACACATGGCAAATTTATTCACAGAAAGTGCTGACACTATCTGGGATTTATGGATTCTGGAAGTATGCAACCAAAAATGACAAAGTTGCTAGTGCAAAGAAGCGCTATCTCGAAATGTTATATGAACTCATGTTAAAGAAATGT GCCGAGAAAGTTCCATTGGCCATTGATGAATAG